A single window of Microplitis demolitor isolate Queensland-Clemson2020A chromosome 7, iyMicDemo2.1a, whole genome shotgun sequence DNA harbors:
- the LOC103568972 gene encoding larval/pupal cuticle protein H1C — translation MLKFVVLIAFVACVSAAPQPGHLVAAAPVVAVHSVPVSYSSSNSYRAPVTKAVVPVVPAAPLVKAVPVLHAAPVIKAAPIIAHPVHITHAAVPVAHTAISIIRSSFTKYEQVYKPINMYKFAVLFALVACVAAAPEPSSAFAAPLVAATPVVAAAPVVAAAPAASSYANTYKVSYKSPILPAPAAIAYTAPIAHIHQAPAVAYAAPVAHVAAPAYAAHPAHLTYPQPAFVAISQKVLEAVTDVLKKLIMFKLFVVAALVAVAVAEYPHTGGHYLAASQPVYSIHEKTIESHGNSVVHPSAPVVHTVPVVPVVPYVEHKNLYYKSVPTHVVSEKTVSNHGHSIVHNAQPVISSVYVAPTHYV, via the exons ATGCTGAAGTTTGTAGTGTTGATTGCATTCGTTGCTTGTGTGTCTGCTGCACCTCAACCTGGTCATCTTGTTGCTGCAGCTCCTGTAGTTGCTGTACACTCTGTTCCAGTGAGCTACTCGAGTTCCAACAGCTACCGTGCACCAGTAACCAAGGCAGTCGTTCCAGTCGTTCCTGCTGCACCATTAGTAAAGGCAGTTCCAGTTCTGCACGCAGCTCCAGTTATCAAGGCTGCACCAATAATCGCACATCCAGTTCATATTACTCATGCAGCTGTTCCTGTCGCCCACACAGCTATC AGTATCATTCGATCTTCATTCACGAAGTACGAACAAGTCTATAAGCCAATCAACATGTACAAGTTCGCTGTACTTTTCGCCCTGGTCGCTTGTGTAGCCGCTGCACCAGAACCTAGTTCTGCATTTGCGGCTCCTCTTGTGGCAGCTACACCTGTTGTTGCCGCTGCAcctgttgttgctgctgcacCGGCTGCCAGCAGCTACGCAAATACCTACAAAGTATCATACAAGAGCCCAATTCTTCCTGCACCAGCAGCTATCGCCTACACTGCACCAATTGCACACATTCATCAAGCACCAGCTGTCGCATACGCCGCTCCTGTTGCACATGTTGCTGCACCAGCTTACGCAGCGCATCCAGCCCATCTGACCTACCCGCAACCAGCATTTGTCGCC ATCAGTCAGAAGGTTCTCGAGGCCGTAACAGAcgtacttaaaaaattaatcatgttCAAGTTG TTCGTTGTTGCTGCTCTTGTTGCTGTGGCGGTTGCAGAATACCCTCATACTGGTGGCCATTACCTAGCCGCATCTCAACCAGTTTATAGTATACAcgaaaaaacaattgaatctCATGGAAATTCAGTTGTACACCCCAGTGCGCCCGTAGTTCACACTGTTCCTGTTGTACCTGTTGTCCCTTATGttgaacataaaaatttgtactACAAATCAGTACCAACTCATGTTGTTTCTGAAAAAACTGTTTCAAATCATGGCCACAGCATTGTACACAACGCACAACCCGTGATTTCATCTGTATATGTTGCCCCAACTCATTACGtttaa
- the LOC103568989 gene encoding uncharacterized protein LOC103568989: MVLKMSITCAILVAFFSSSMAGVIHSAPIVAAPVVAAPLVGYAKAVPHNIPPHASRIDINTRALAAPYVVAPAAPVAVAHAAPVVAAPSALIDYTSYASPLYRSAFIRLQCDKQERGSPVWRGCFFVSNLKQDRIKAPENSWIVSQFSQRTSQATNSFTMMTKCLILFFALVAVCSAGIIAPAVPAALTVGTYASSYNAHAINHAYAAPYYAAAPAVAAPLTYSAPLAYSAPFTYPVAYSGYSGPIIARR; the protein is encoded by the exons atggtgttaaaaatgagt ataacATGTGCCATTTTAGTGGCTTTCTTCAGTAGCAGTATGGCAGGAGTTATTCATTCAGCACCGATTGTTGCAGCGCCTGTTGTAGCAGCTCCACTAGTTGGTTATGCTAAGGCAGTACCTCACAATATTCCACCTCATGCATCTAGAATTGATATCAATACAAGAGCATTAGCTGCTCCTTATGTCGTTGCGCCTGCTGCTCCAGTAGCTGTAGCTCATGCAGCTCCAGTAGTTGCTGCACCTTCAGCTTTAATTGATTATACCAGTTATGCGTCTCCACTATATAGATCCGCTTTTATC AGGCTTCAATGTGATAAGCAGGAAA GGGGATCCCCTGTATGGAGGGGATGCTTCTTTGTTAGCAATCTAAAGCAAGACCGTATAAAAGCACCTGAGAACTCTTGGATAGTATCGCAGTTTTCACAGCGAACTTCACAAGCAACTAATTCTTTCACAATGATGACCAAGTGCCTC atCCTCTTCTTCGCTCTGGTAGCTGTCTGTTCGGCGGGTATTATCGCACCTGCTGTACCAGCTGCGCTTACAGTAGGAACATACGCAAGTAGTTACAATGCACATGCAATCAACCATGCGTATGCTGCGCCTTACTATGCTGCAGCACCAGCAGTCGCAGCACCTCTGACATACTCAGCACCATTGGCATACTCAGCACCATTCACATATCCGGTTGCGTACTCTGGGTACAGTGGACCAATAATTGCACGCCGTTAA
- the LOC103568979 gene encoding uncharacterized LOC103568979, with translation MNRLSASNIGSKIQSAVKKVSLTPECEGLGSSLSISGLIHLGLAVISFILLIVVIGIHYSGKLTDKEGDIYFWTIVASSALSGLSLLVGVWQHFVAKKINACISGGPSE, from the coding sequence atgaacagaTTATCCGCTTCAAATATTGGCAGCAAAATACAAAGCGctgtaaaaaaagtatcattaACACCAGAATGTGAAGGTTTGGGATCTTCATTGTCAATATCCGGTCTAATACACTTGGGATTAGCTGTTATAAGCTTTATCCTGTTAATTGTTGTTATTGGAATTCATTATTCGGGAAAACTGACAGATAAGGAAGGTGACATATATTTCTGGACAATAGTTGCAAGTTCGGCGCTCAGTGGATTAAGTCTTCTCGTCGGAGTTTGGCAACATTTCGttgctaagaaaattaatgcATGTATATCAGGAGGACCAAGtgaataa
- the LOC103568971 gene encoding uncharacterized protein LOC103568971 has translation MIQYIVLAILVGTACAAPAAEPEAAPHHATQPHGAPAHETSAHETAPAHEPLAHAPIAIEAVEHEINDAPASPDHSGLSSGQSSGPSPVPAAKQLLIAEYPLLKTPASTAKLTPVATSFVAPIPPLTYAAAPAVLTSYPAWGGLAALPASYSIEQHGYHITY, from the exons ATGATTCAATAC ATTGTTTTGGCTATTTTAGTTGGAACTGCTTGCGCAGCCCCAGCAGCTGAACCAGAAGCTGCACCTCATCATGCGACTCAACCACACGGAGCACCAGCTCATGAAACGTCAGCTCACGAAACAGCACCAGCACACGAACCACTAGCCCATGCGCCAATAGCAATTGAAGCTGTTGAACATGAAATAAATGACGCACCAGCTAGTCCGGACCACTCTGGTCTATCTTCTGGTCAATCTTCTGGCCCATCACCGGTTCCAGCAGCGAAACAACTTTTGATTGCTGAATACCCACTTTTGAAGACTCCAGCATCAACCGCTAAACTTACACCAGTTGCTACTTCATTTGTAGCACCTATTCCACCTCTTACTTATGCTGCTGCTCCCGCTGTCTTGACATCG tatccCGCTTGGGGTGGACTTGCCGCTCTTCCTGCGAGCTACTCGATTGAACAACATGGTTATCATATCACTTATTAA
- the LOC103568978 gene encoding tubulin beta chain, with amino-acid sequence MREIVHLQAGQCGNQIGAKFWEVISDEHGIDPTGTYHGNSDLQLERINVYYNEATGGKYVPRAILVDLEPGTMDAVRSGPFGQIFRPDNFVFGQSGAGNNWAKGHYTEGAELVDSVLDVVRKEAESCDCLQGFQLTHSLGGGTGAGMGTLLISKIREEYPDRIMMTFSVVPSPKVSDTVVEPYNCTLSVHQLVENTDESYCIDNEALYDICFRTLKLTTPTYGDLNHLVSATLSGVTTCLRFPGQLNADLRKLAVNMVPFPRLHFFIPGFAPLTSRGSQQYRALTVPELTQQMFDAKNMMAACDPRHGKYLTVAAVFRGRMSMKEVDEQMLNIQNKNSTYFVEWIPSNVKTAVCDIPPRGLKMSATFIGNSTAIQELFKRVSEQFTAMFRRKAFLHWYTGEGMDEMEFTEAESNMNDLVSEYQQYETATADDEGDFDEDEEGEGDA; translated from the exons atgcgTGAGATTGTTCATCTTCAAGCGGGTCAATGTGGCAATCAAATTGGTGCTAaa ttttgggAAGTGATATCAGACGAACATGGAATTGATCCGACTGGTACCTATCACGGAAACTCAGATCTCCAGTTGGAACGTATAAATGTTTACTATAATGAAGCGACCGGTGGAAAATATGTCCCACGAGCAATTCTAGTTGATTTGGAACCTGGAACAATGGATGCTGTTCGTTCAGGGCCTTTTGGTCAAATATTTCGTCCTGACAATTTTGTATTTGGTCAAAGTGGTGCTGGAAATAATTGGGCTAAAGGTCATTATACTGAGGGCGCCGAATTGGTTGATTCTGTTTTGGACGTTGTTCGAAAAGAAGCCGAAAGTTGTGATTGTCTGCAGGGTTTCCAACTTACTCACTCTCTTGGAGGTGGCACGGGTGCTGGAATGGGTactcttttaatttcaaaaatacgcGAAGAGTATCCAGATCGTATTATGATGACTTTCAGTGTCGTTCCTTCaccaaaa gtaTCTGACACAGTAGTGGAGCCCTACAATTGCACCTTATCAGTTCATCAGTTGGTAGAAAATACAGACGAGTCGTATTGCATTGATAATGAAGCTCTATATGACATTTGTTTTCGAACTTTGAAACTAACCACCCCAACATACGGTGATTTGAATCATTTAGTAAGTGCAACGTTAAGTGGAGTCACGACTTGTCTAAGATTTCCCGGTCAATTGAATGCAGATTTAAGAAAACTTGCTGTAAACATGGTACCATTTCCAcgtcttcatttttttattcctggGTTTGCACCATTGACATCCAGAGGATCACAACAATACCGTGCACTAACTGTTCCTGAATTAACCCAACAAATGTTTGATGCTAAAAATATGATGGCTGCTTGTGATCCACGTCATGGAAAATATCTTACTGTTGCTGCTGTTTTTCGTGGGCGAATGTCTATGAAAGAAGTTGATGAACAAATGcttaatatacaaaataaaaatagtacatATTTTGTTGAATGGATTCCAAGTAATGTGAAAACAGCAGTATGTGATATTCCACCAAGAGGTTTAAAGATGTCAGCAACGTTCATTGGAAATTCAACTGCTATTCAGGAACTTTTCAAACGTGTGTCTGAACAATTCACTGCGATGTTCAGGCGTAAAGCATTTCTTCATTGGTATACTGGCGAAGGGATGGATGAAATGGAATTTACTGAGGCTGAATCTAATATGAATGATTTGGTTTCTGAGTATCAGCAATATGAAACAGCAACAGCTGACGATGAAGGCGATTTTGATGAGGATGAAGAAGGCGAAGGAGATgcttaa
- the LOC103568977 gene encoding glycine-rich protein, protein MFKLLVFLVLVAYASAGLVAPYGYGHAYSHAYAPTVSYAPSVSYHAPATSYANTYKVAYAPKVIATPLIAPAVTKIHYATPVAAYVAPHYSGFSGYGYGHSAYGLGHVYGHGYGHGGYGLGHGYGLGHGYGLGHGYGYGHGY, encoded by the exons ATGTTCAAGCTT ttggTTTTCTTAGTTTTGGTGGCATATGCTTCTGCAGGACTCGTCGCCCCATACGGTTATGGTCATGCTTATAGTCACGCATACGCTCCTACTGTGAGTTATGCACCTTCTGTGAGTTATCATGCTCCAGCCACCAGCTACGCTAATACTTACAAG gttGCCTATGCTCCTAAAGTAATTGCAACGCCATTAATTGCACCAGCAGTCACTAAAATTCATTACGCTACTCCAGTTGCTGCTTATGTTGCACCTCATTACTCAGGATTCAGCGGATATGGATACGGACACAGTGCCTACGGTTTAGGACATGTTTATGGACATGGATACGGACATGGTGGATACGGTTTGGGACATGGATATGGTTTGGGACATGGTTATGGTTTGGGACATGGTTACGGATATGGACATGGGTACTAG